AACCTCTTTTGTTATTTCTAAACGAGTAATTGTAGATTCTCCCGCTATAGCTTTTTCCATATCAAGCATTTCATAATAAAGAGCCTCTTTAGTATCTCCTATTTCAATGATCTCTGTGGCTCCTGTTTCTGTATAAACAATTGTAGCTTTCTGAGCTCTTGGATACTCCATTATTTCAACATATCCTTTATCACAAGATATTACAGCACGTTTAGGTTGTTTTGAATGTAGTGTCAAAGCTATTGTTGCCATCTCTTGTTTCTCATTCATCAAAAGTATTCCAGCCTGCTCATCCACTCCTGATGGAGCAAATTTTACTTGACTCGATACCTGTGTTATTTTCGCAGACATAAATAATCTAGCAAATGATATTGCGTATACACCAATATCTAAAAGAGCTCCTCCTGCAAGATTGGGATTAAAGAAACGATTTTCCATATCATATTCTTTATAACTTCCGAAGTTTAATTGAATCATTCTAAGCTCACCTAATTTTCCAGAATCAATCCTATCTTTTAACTCTCTATAAATTGGCATATGGAAAATTGTCATAGCCTCAGCTAATACAACATTTTTTTCTTTAGCCAAAGTAATAGCTCTATCTAATTCTTCGCTATTTAACGTAATAG
This window of the Cetobacterium sp. ZOR0034 genome carries:
- a CDS encoding Gfo/Idh/MocA family protein; this translates as MDENVDVIYITTPHNTHIDFMLKAIENGKHILCEKAITLNSEELDRAITLAKEKNVVLAEAMTIFHMPIYRELKDRIDSGKLGELRMIQLNFGSYKEYDMENRFFNPNLAGGALLDIGVYAISFARLFMSAKITQVSSQVKFAPSGVDEQAGILLMNEKQEMATIALTLHSKQPKRAVISCDKGYVEIMEYPRAQKATIVYTETGATEIIEIGDTKEALYYEMLDMEKAIAGESTITRLEITKEVMDIMTNLRKEWGLVYPEERK